GGACGATGGTGCGCATGCCGTCCTGCACGGTGCCGACGTTCTCGAAGATGCCGTTGACCACCCACATGATCCATTCGGACATGTTGTTGATGCGGATCACCAGGCCCAGGGCCAGGGCGATGGCGCCGGTGCTGATCTGCGCCTGACCCCACAGCCACAGCGCCAGGGCGCCGGTGCCGGCGATCAGCAGGCCATTGAGGCAGGTGACGCTGAATTCCAGGGCGGTGACGGTGCGGGTCTGCCGGCGTACCCGGTCGAGCAGGCCCTGCATGGCCTCGCGGGCGTAGCCTTCCTCCTCCCGGCTGTGGGCGAACAGCTTGAGGGTGGTGACGTTGCTGTAGCCGTCGACCACCCGGCCCATCAGCTGCGAGCGCGCCGCCGAGGCCGTGGCCGAGCGCGACTTGATGCGCGGCACGTAGTAGCCCAGCAGCAGGCAGTAGCCGAGAATCCACAGACCCAGCGGCAGTACCAGGCGCAGGTCGGCTTCGGCGAACAGGTACAGCGCGCTGCCGGCATACACCAGCACGTGCCACAGGGCGTCGACCACCTGCATGGCCGAGTCGCGCAGGGCCGGGCCGGTCTGCATGATGCGCTGGGCGATGCGCCCGGCGAAGTCGTTCTGGAAGAAGTTCAGGCTCTGCCCGAGCACGTAGCGGTGGTTCTGCCAGCGCACCAGGTTGGTCAGGCTCGGGGTGATCGCCTGGTTGGCCAGTAAATCATGCAGGCCGAACACCAGGGGACGGATCAGCAGCACCACCGCCAGCATCCACAGCAGTTCGCCCTGGTAGCGGCTGAAGAAGTCGCTGCTCGGGGTGGCCTGGGCCATGTCGATCAGCTGGCCGAGGAAGTTGAACAGCGCCACCTCGATCAGGGCGGCGAAGAAGCCGACCACCAGCACGGCGAGCAGCAGCGGCCAGGCCTGGATCAGGTAGTGGGCGTAGAAGGCCAGGATGCCCTTGGGCGGCACCACGTCCGGGCTGGGCCTGAACACGTCGAGCAGGGCTTCGAAGCGGCGAAACAGCATTCCGGGCGTCCTGCCGTTGCGATGGGGGAATGACGATTCTATCGCCTAAGTCGGCTGGGCTCGACGGCGTGCGGCTGTGCTGGTTGGCGAGGGACGCGCGTAGGGGCAGGAAGCGGACCGCTAAGGGTCCGCTTCCGCGGGGCTTACAGGCGCTTGGCCTCGAGGATCAGCACCGGCTCGCGCGGCACGTTCTGGTGGCCGCCGCGGTTGCCGGTGGGCACCTGGGCGATCTTGTCGACCACCTCCATGCCACGGACCACCTTGCCGAACACCGCATAGCCGAAGTCGCGGGTGCCGTGGTCGAGGAAGGCGTTGTCCTTGTGGTTGATGAAGAACTGGCTGGTGGCCGAGTCGCGCACCTGGGTGCGGGCCATGGCCAGGGTGCCGCGCACGTTGTGCAGGCCGTTGTCGGCTTCGTTCTTGATCGGCGCCCGGGTCTCCTTCTGCTCCAGGTCGGCATCGAAGCCGCCGCCCTGGATCATGAAACCGGGGATCACCCGGTGGAACTGGGTGCCGGCGTAGTGGCCGCTGTCCACATAGGCGAGGAAGTTCTGCACGCTGACCGGCGCCTTCTCGGCTTCCAGCTCGATTTCGATGTCGCCGGCGCTGGTGGTCAGCAGCACCTTGGGGTTCTCGGCGGCGAGCAGGCTGGTGGACAGCAGCAGGGAACAGGCGGCGAGGGCGAGTTGTTTGAGCATTCTCATGGGTCCTTGTGGTGGTTGAGCGCGGCCCGTTCGACTTCGGCGAGGAAGGCCAGCAGGCTGCTATTGAAACGTTGTGGTTGATCCAGGGGTGTGGCATGGCGCGAATTTTCGATCACCAGCAGGCGCGCATCGGGCAGTTCCTTGACGTAGGCCGCCTTCTGCGCCACCGGGGTGTAGTCGCGGTCGGCGCTGATCACCAGGGTAGGACAGGTGATGCGGGCCAGGCGTTCCCGCACGCCCCAGCCGATGATGGCGTCGAGGCTGGCCAGGTAGGCGCGCTTGTCGTTCTGCGGCCAGCGTTCCTCGATCTTGCGCCGCAGCTCTTCCTGGTGCGGGTGAGGGAACAGCAGACGGCCCAGGCCCTTGGCGATGGTCTTGAGGCCGAGCAGGCGCGACAGGCTCCAGCGCTTGGCGACCTCCAGGCGCTCGCGCAGGTTGCGTGGCTTGACCTCCGGGGTGCTGTTGACGATGCACAGGCTCTTGAGCAGTTCCGGGCGGTCGACGCCGAGCTGAAAGCCGATCATCCCGCCCATGGAGATGCCGACCAGGTGCACGGCCTCCAGGCGCAGGTGTTCGATCAGCGCCGCCACGTCCTCGGCGAAGCCGGCGATGCTGTAGCGCTCGCGGGGCTTGTCGGAGCGGCCGTGGCCGCGCAGGTCGAGGGCGATGACCCGGTAGTGCGCCGCCAGGTCGCCGATCTGGTATTCCCAGTCGCGGGTGCTCGAGCCCAGGCCGTGGACCAGCAGCAGCGGGGCGCCGTGGCCGTATTCCTCGTAGTGCAATTGGCAGCCGTCGCTGTCGAAGTAGGCCATGGCCTAGGTTTCCTCGTTTGGCGGCAGCTGCGCGGTGGGTGCTGCATCGAGTGGTGCGGCGTCGAAGCGGCGGATCAGCTCGGCGAGGATCTGGGTGGCCGGCCCCAGCGCCCTGTCCTTGTTCGAGTACAAGAGGTACCGGGTGTTGCGACTGCCGCCGTGCTCCAGGGGCAGCGGGCTGAGCAGGCCGTCCTTGAGCTCGCGCTCGATCAGATGTCGCGGCAGCCAGGCGAAGCCCAGGCCGTTGCTGACGAAGCGGGCGGCGGTGGCCAGGCTGCCGACCGTCCAGCGCTGCTCGGCGCCGAGCCAGCCGACGTCGCGCGGCTGCTGGCGGCCCGAGTCGCGAATCACCACCTGCATCTGGCCCTCCAGGTCCTGAAAACTCAGTTCGCGTTGCAGGCGGTGCAGCGGATGGTCGGGGTGGGCCACGGCGACGAACTCCACGGTACTCATCTCCGTGCACAGGTAGCCTGGAATGTTCAGGCCGCTGATGGCCAGGTCGGCGGTGCCTTCCTTGAGCACGTCCTCGACGCCGGACAGCACCTCCTCGCGCAGGCGCACCCGGCAGCCGCGGCTCTGTGGCATGAAGGCGGTAAGCGCCTGGACCAGGCGGGCGTTGGGGTAGGCGGCGTCCACCACCAGGCGCACCTCGGCTTCCCAGCCCTGCTCCATGTTGTGGGCCAGGTCTTCCAGCTGGCTGGCCTGCTTGACCAACTGGCGCGAGCGACGCAGCAGCACCTCGCCGGCTTCGGTGAGCACCGCCTTGCGCCCGTCGATCCGCAGCAGCGGCACGCCGAGCTGCTCCTGCATGCGCGCCACCGTATAGCTGACCGACGACTGCGAACGGTGCAGCACCTCGGCGGCCTGGGCGAAGCCGCCCTGGTCGACCACCGCCTGCAGGGTTCGCCATTGATCGAGGGTCACGCGTGGCGCTTTCATTATTTGCTCCTATTCACGGGAATCGCCGGGTGCACGCGGCGGCGATATCGCCCTAAACTGGCGGTCCACCTTAGGAGACCGCCCGATGAGAAACCTCTGTTGTGCCCTGATCGCCCTGTTGCCGCTGAGCGCCCTTGCCTACCCGATCGAGCTGGAAAAGCAGCTCAACGGTGCTGAGGTGTCCGCCACCACCCAGGAGATCGACCACAACATGGGCGCGGTGCGTCTCTACAACTACGGCCAGACCGACGCCCGATGCAGCGGCGTGTTCCGCAACGGTCCCGAGCGCCCGCGCACGCGCAAGGTGCTGCTGGCGGCGGGAGAGAGCGACAACATGACCGTGAAGTTCGCCCGCAGCATCATCCGGTTGCGGGTGAAGCTGACCTGCACCCTCGACTAAGCCTGCAGCGCTCGTACCTGGCGGTTTTCGAACATCGCTGAGCCTAGAGCGATGGTGGGAATAAATCAACTTTGTCGATTGTTTATGTCTGGTTTTTGCGCTTTTTAATCGGCTGGTGTGGTCATAGTCTGTGCCCATCGAGACACAACAACTCACGATGGAGCCAAACATCATGTCCAATGTCCTGGTAATCGAAAGCAGCGCCCGTCAACAAGGCTCGGTATCGCGCCAACTCACCGAGCAGTTCATCGCCCGCTGGCGGGCGGCCCACCCGGCCGACAGCATCGAGATTCGCGACCTGGCGGTCGAGCAGGTGCCGCACCTGGATGCCAACCTGCTGGGCGGCTGGATGACCCCGGCCGAGCAGCAGAGCGAGGCGGAGCGGGCGGCCCTGGCGCTGTCCAATCAGCTCAGCGACGAGCTGCTGGCCGCCGATGTGCTGGTGCTGGCCGCGCCGATGTACAACTTTGCCATTCCCAGCACCCTCAAGGCCTGGCTCGATCACGTACTGCGTGCCGGGGTGACCTTCCACTACACCGAGAACGGCCCCGAGGGGCTGCTCAAGGGCAAGCGCGCCTTCGTCCTCACCGCCCGCGGCGGCATCTATGCCGGCGGCAGCCTGGATCAGCAGGAACCCTACCTGCGCCAGGCCCTTGGCTTTATCGGCATCAACGACGTGAGCTTCATCCATGCCGAGGGCCTCAACATGGGCGGCGACGTCTCGGAGAAAGGTTTGGCCGAAGCGCAGGAAAAGTTGGCGCAAGTAGCCTAACCTTTAGGCATGAGCGACTGACTTAGCGCCCCCTCCGCTCCTTGGGGGCGTCCCTGCCCGGCCGACCAGCGTGACTGGTCCTTCGGGCCTTTTTTTGACGCCCCAGCGCCCCGCGCTGGGGCGTCTTTGCATCTGCGGCGCTGCCGCGGCACCTCGTCGTCATGGCTCAGCTGAGCTGCTCAGGATTGTTGCCAGCGCGGCAACCGGATAAGGTCGCCGGTTTTCTGCGAGGTGCCCATGCGCTATCTGCTGTTCGTAACCCTGCTGTGGGCCTTCTCCTTCAGTCTGATCGGCGAGTACCTGGCCGGGCAGGTGGACAGCTATTTCGCCGTGCTGACCCGGATCGTCATCGCCGGGTTGGTGTTCCTGCCGCTGACGCGCTGGCGCGGCGTGGCGCCGGGATTCATCCGCGGCATGTTGCTGATCGGCGCCTTGCAGTTCGGCGTCACCTACGTGTGCCTGTACCTGAGCTTCAGCATGCTGAGCGTGCCGGAGGTGCTGCTGTTCACCGTGCTGACGCCTCTCTATGTGACCCTGATCGAGGATGCCCTGCGGCGGCGCTTCAATCCCATGGCCCTGCTCGCCGCGTTGGTGGCGGTGGCCGGCGCCGCGCTGATTCGCTACGACCAGGTCGATGCGGGTTATTACACAGGCTTTGCCCTGCTGCAGGTCGCCAACGCCACCTTCGCCGCCGGCCAGGTGCTGTACAAGCATCTGCTGGCACGTCATCCCTCGGATATCCCGCAATATCGGCGCTTCGGCTACTTCTACCTCGGGGCGCTGGCCGTGGCCCTGCCGGCCTTCCTCGCGTTCGGAAACGCCGCCGGCTTGCCCAGCAGCGCCCTGCAGTGGAGCGTGCTCGCCTGGCTCGGTATGGTGGCTTCCGGGTTGGGGTTGTACTGGTGGAACAAGGGCGCCAGCCTGGTCGATGGCGGCACCCTGGCGGTGATGAACAACGCTCTGGTGCCGGCCGGTCTGCTGGTCAACCTGCTGCTATGGAATCGCGATGCCGACCTGCTGCGCCTGAGCCTGGGCGCGGCGGTGATCGCCGCCTCATTACTGCTTACCCGGGTGGGCACCCTGCAAGGAGCGAAGGCGACGCAATGAATCTGTCTGGACGTGGAGTGGCGCTGTCGATCTTCGCCTCGGTGCTGTTCGCCGTGATTCCCGGCTACGTGCAGCAGCTGGCGCCCCTGGATGGCGTGCAGGTGTTTGCCCAGCGGGTGCTCTGGTCGATTCCGGCAATCCTGTTGCTGGTGGCACTGAGTCGGCAGTGGGGCACGCTGGCCGCCGTGCTCGCGCGCATGCGGCGCGAGCCGCTGCTGCTGCTGGCCTCGCCCGTGGCGGCGCTGCTGATCGGCGTGCAGTGGGGGCTGTTCGTCTGGGCGCCGCTGGCCGGCTACATGCTCGACGTTTCCCTGGGTTACTTCCTCTTGCCGCTGGTCATGGTGCTGGCCGGGCGGCTGTTCTATGGCGAACGCCTGCGGCCGTTGCTCAAGGTGGCGGTGTTCTGCGCGGTGATCGGCGTGCTGCACGAGCTGTGGCGCACCCAGGCGTTTTCCTGGGTCACCCTGGTCACCGCCCTGGGCTACCCGCCTTACTTCATGCTGCGGCGCTGGATGCGCATGGACGCGCTGTCCGGGTTTATCCTGGAGATGCTGATGCTGGCGCCGATCGCCATCTGGCTGATCCTGGCCTGGGGGCCTGCGGATGTCTTCACCCTGGCGCCGCAGCTGTGGTGGTGGCTGCCGGGCCTGGGCCTGCTCGGCACCCTGGCCTTCGCGGCGATGATGGCGTCCAGCCGGCTGCTGCCGATGGGCCTGTTCGGCATCCTCAGCTACGTCGAGCCGGTGCTGCTGTTCGCCGTGTCGCTGGTCTATCTGGGGGAGCACTTCGACCCCGCGCAGCTGTTGACCTACCTGCCGATCTGGCTGGCGGTGCTGCTGGTGACCTGGGACAGCACGCGGCGGCTGATCAAGCAGCGGCGCATCTGAGGCGCCGGCAGAGCGGAGCCAGCACTTTTCATACAGGGGCAGACGCTATGCGAATCAATGCGGACCTCACGCAACGGGTGGTACTCGATACCCGGGCGATGCCCTGGCAGGCCTCGCCGCTGCCGGGCGTCGAGCGCCGCCCCCTGGAACGCTTCGCCGCGGAAAGCGGCCGCGCCACTTCGGTGGTGCGTTATGCGCCGGGCTCGGCCTTCAGTCGTCACCTGCATCCGGGGGGCGAGGAGATCCTGGTCCTGGAGGGCGTGTTCGTCGATGAGCATGGCGAGTACCCGGCGGGCTACTGGCTGAAGAATCCCCCGGGCAGCGGTCACACGCCATCGAGCCCGCCGGGCTGCCTGCTGTTCGTCAAGCTGTGCTACCAGGCGCCGGAGGATCAGCGCAGCGCGCGCATCGACACCGCCAGCGCGGCATGGCAGCCGGGCCAGGTGCCGGGGTTGCAGGTGTTGCCCCTGGACAGTCATGGCACGGTGCATACCGCCCTGGTGCGTTGGGCACCCGGTACGCGCTTCAAGGCCCATCAGCATCTGGGCGGTGAAGAAATCCTGGTGCTGGAGGGCGTGTTCGAGGACGAGTTCGGCGCCTATCCGGCCGGCACCTGGCTGCGCAGCCCCCATGGCTCGCGGCATACGCCGTTCTCCAGCGAGGGGTGCCTGATCTACGTCAAGGTCGGGCACCTGTTTGAGGGCGCCTTGCCCGCTCAGTCCAGCACGTTCCTCAGCACTTCGTAGACGATCCCCGTGGCGATGGCCACCAGCACCACGTCGCGGCCGATCTGCTTCCACTCGTAGCCGTCGTAGCGAGGCAGCTGGCTGCTCAGGTGCGGGTCGAAACGCTTGGCGATGCCCGGCGGCAGCGGCTTGCCGCGCGCCAGGTTCTTGGCGATGCCCGGCGGCAGGCTGCCAGCCGGCGCGAGCAGGTGACGGTTGTCACCGAGGATGATGCGTACCCGGCCGATATCGATCGACGGACCGTTGAGCTGGACGCTGAGGTCGCCGTCATGGCTGGCGCCATGCTTGTCGTGTTTCGGCGCCGCCTGGGCCGTTTGCATGGCCAGGGCAGCGAGCAGTGCAGTGCAGATCAGCAAACGAGGATGAGGCATGGCAGGCTCCATAAACGGAGGGGTGAGCATGACACTGGATTTGAGCCCTTAATTGGGCCTTATTCAAGATGCCGGTCCTGCACTTTGTGGCCGCTGACGCAAAGAAATTCGGCCGCGGCCCAGGAAACCGTTAGGCTATGCAGCTGATTCCAGTTTTTTTGCCGAGGTTGACCCCGTGTTTTCCCAATTCCCCCTGCACGAACGCCTGCTGAAAGCCGTGGCCGAGCTGAACTTTGTCGAGCCCACCCCGGTGCAGGTGGCGGCCATTCCGCCCGCGCTGCAGGGACGTGACCTGCGGGTGATCGCCCAGACCGGCAGCGGCAAGACCGCGGCCTTCGTCCTGCCCATGCTCAACCGCCTGCTCGGTGACGGCGCACCCAAGCCGCGGGTGAGCCTGCGCGCGGTGATCCTGCTGCCGACGCGCGAGCTGGCCCAGCAGACCCTCAAGGAAGTCGAGCGCTTCGCCCAGTTCACCTTTATCAAGGCCGGGCTGATCACCGGTGGCGAGGACTTCAAGTCCCAGGCGGCCATGCTGCGCCGAGTGGACATCCTGATCGGCACCCCGGGGCGGCTGATCGAGCACGCCAACGCCGGCAACCTGCCGCTGGAGGAGGTCGAGGTGCTGGTGCTGGACGAGGCCGACCGCATGCTCGACATGGGCTTCGCCGAAGATGTGCAGCGCCTGGCCGAGGCCTGCTCCGGGCCGCACCAGACCCTGCTGTTCTCCGCCACCAGCGGCGGCTCCGGCCTGCGCGAAATGGTCGCCAAGGTGCTCAAGGAGCCCCAGTACCTGCAGCTCAACGCCGTCAGCCAGCTCGCCGAAGGCACCCGCCAGCAGATCATCACCGCCGACCACAACTACCACAAGGAACAGCTGGTCGACTGGTTGCTGAGCAACGAGACCTACGACAAGGCGATCATCTTCACCAATACCCGGGTCCAGGCCGACCGCCTCTACGGCAAGCTGGTGGCCCGCGAGTTCAAGACCTTCGTGCTGCATGGCGAGAAGGATCAGAAGGACCGCAAGCTGGCCATCGACCGCCTCAAGCAGGGCGCGGTGAAGATCCTGGTCGCCACCGACGTGGCGGCCCGGGGCCTGGACGTCGAGGGTCTGGACCTGGTGATCAACTTCGACATGCCGCGCTCCGGTGACGAATACGTGCACCGCATCGGCCGCACCGGTCGTGCCGGTGCCGAGGGCCTGGCGATCTCGCTGATCTGCCACACCGACTGGAACCTGATGTCGAGCATCGAACGCTACCTCAAGCAGCGTTTCGAGCGCCGCACCATCAAGGAACTGAAGGGCACGTATCAGGGGCCGAAAAACCTCAAGGCGTCCGGCAAGGCGGCCGGCACCAAGAAGAAAAAGACCGACGCCAAGGGCACCAAGAAAAGCGCGGCGAAGAAGCCCGCGGCCAAGGCCCCGAGCAAGCGCAACACGATCAACAAGCCGAAGAGCGAGGCGCCGACACTGGTCAGCCAGGACGGCCTGGCGCCGCTCAAGCGACGCAAGCCGACTGCCGAGTAATCGCGATGCGCTTGTTGCCGATGGGGGCGGGCGCATTGTGGCTACTGTCAGCACGGGTGCAGGGCCAGGGCACCGTCCACAGGTGTCTGCAGCCCGATGGCGTGGTGCTCTACAGCGATCAGGCCTGCAGCATGGCGCACAGCAACCTGGCCTTGAGTGTCAGCGGCTACGCCAGCTATCCGCCGATGTTGCGGGGCCTGGCCAAGCTCTGGCACGAACAGCTGCAGCCGCTGTTCGGCGGGATCGAGGTGCTGCCGTACCTGGCGCTGCTCTACGGGCTGATGAGCCTGGTCTGCTTTGTCGCCTACTACCGCGACAAGCAGTTCGCCATGCGCGGCGCACGGCGCACGCCCGAGGCGCGCCTGCACCTGTACGAGTTATTCGGTGGCTGGCCGGGCGGCCTGCTGGCGCAACGCATGATTCGCCACAAGAATCGCAAGCTCGGCTATCAGGTCAGGTTCTGGCTGATCGTACTGAGCCACCTGCTGGTGGCCGCTGCGGTGCTGTGGCTGGCCTATTGGCCCGAGTCGCGGCTGGCGCTGTTGTGAAACCGGGCGGGCATGCTTCAGCCCATGCCCGCCCGGCGCCTGGGGCTTACTTCGGTACGATCAGGATCTTGCCGTCCCGCTCGCCGCTGGCGGCGGCCGCCACGGCTTCCTTGATCTGGCTGACGTCGTAGGTGGCGGCGACGCGGGCGTGCAGCTTGCCGCTGGCGATCAGTTGGGTCAGCTCGCCGAACACCTGCATCTGCTCGGCCGGGGTCGCCTGTTGGAACCACTTGGCCAGCCAGAAGCCCTTGAGGGTCACGCCGCGAAAGACGAAGGAAGCCGGCGACACCTGGCAGGGTTGGCGGCTCATCATCCCGTAGTTCACCAGCACGCCACCCTCGCTCAGGCTCGCGGCGAGGTGGTCGGTGGCCTCACCGCCCACCGCGTCGATGCCCAGGCGCACCGGTGCGCCGCCGGTGGCCGCGCGCACGCGCTTGGCCAGATCCGGACCATCGACCAGCACCACGTCGCCGCCTTCGGCCTCGACGCCGGCCACCGCCGACTCGCGGCGCACCACGTTGAGGGTTCTGAAGCCGCGCAGCTTGGCCAGCTGGATCAGGTAGCTGCCGACCCCCGAGTTGGCGGCGTTCTGGATCACCCAGTCGCCGGGCTGCAGGTCGACGAACTGGCTGAGCATCAAGGAGGCGGTCGGCGGGTTGACGGTCATCATCGCCAGTTGCTGCGGATCGGACTCCGGCAGGGGAATCAGCTTGTCCGCCGGCGCGTTCAGGTGGCTGACCCAGGTGCCGCAGCCGACCGGCAACAGTACCAGCTGGCCGACCTTGAGCTTGCTCACCTCCGCGCCGAGCGCCTCGACCCGGCCCACGCCCTCGTTGCCGCCGATCGCCGGCAGCGGCGGCAGCATGCCGTACTCGCCGGTCAGGGTGAGTACGTCGGAGGGGTTGATCGGTGCGGCTGCCACCTTGACCCGCACCTCGCCTGCAGCCGGCGCGGCAAGCTGCAGTTCGACGGCTTCGATCACATCCTGCGGTTGCGGGCCGCGTGTCTGGTACTGGGCTTTGAGCATCGGGTTTCTCCGTGGGCTGGCGAGTTGATCAGCGCCCCAGTCTAGACCTTGGCGGCTGCGTGCGGACGAATCCCCTGCAATACAGCCGGTTGATCATGGTCGGCTGTCAAGGGCTGAAAGCCGCGACCTGCTGGTGCACTATGGGCAGGACGATGATCGGCCGCGCCGCCGCGGACGTTGCCGATCAAGCGAAGGAGAGGGGCCATGCTGAACTCGCGATTGCTTGGGATTCTCGGGCTTGTCGCCGCTGTGGCGCTGCCGCCGGCCGTCGCGCAGGAGCGCCAGTATCCCAGTGAGCTGGGTAGCCTGCGGGTCACCACGCTGCTGTCCGGTCTTGAACACCCCTGGGCCCTGGCATTTCTGCCGGATCGCCAGGGCCTGCTGCTGACCGAGCGCCTCGGGCGCCTGCGTCTGCTCGGCGCCGACGGCCGACTGTCCGAGCCCATCGAGGGCGTGCCGCAAGTCTACGCCCGAGGCCAGGGCGGCCTGCTGGATGTGGCGCTGTCCCCGGCGTTCGCCACCGATCGATGGGTGTACCTGAGCTATGCCGAAGCGGGCAAACGCGGCAAGGCCGGCACGGCAGTCGGGCGCGGCCGCTTGTCAACCGATGGGCGCCGGCTGGAGGGCTTCGAGGTGATCTTCCGCCAGCAGCCCAAACTGTCCACCGGCGTGCATTTCGGCGCGCGCCTGGTGTTTGATCGTGACGGCTACCTGTTCATCACCCTGGGCGAGAACAACCAGCGACCCACCGCCCAGCACCTCGACAAGCTCCAGGGCAAGGTGGTGCGCCTGCACTCCGACGGCCGCGTGCCACCTGACAACCCCTTTGTCGACCAGGACGGCGTGCGCCCGGAAATCTGGTCCTACGGCCATCGCAACCCCCAGGGCGCCGCCCTCAATCCCTGGACCGGCGCATTGTGGGTGCATGAGCATGGCCCGCGCGGCGGCGACGAGATCAATATCCCCCAGGCCGGCAAGAACTACGGCTGGCCGTTGGCCACCCATGGGGTGAACTATACGTTCCTGCCGATTCCCGAGGCCCTGGGTGAAACAGTCGCCGGCACCGAGCCGCCGCACCATGTCTGGGAGAAATCGCCGGCGATCAGCGGCATGGCGTTCTATGACGCGGCGCGCTTTCCGCAGTGGCGACACAGCCTGTTTGTCGGGGCGCTGGCTGGAGAGGCGCTTCTGCGCCTGCAGTTGCAGGGCGACCGGGTGATGCACGAGGAGCGCCTGCTGGAAGCGCTGGATGCGCGCATTCGCGACGTGCGCCAGGGGCCGGACGGCTATCTCTATGTGTTGACCGACGCCAGCGACGGCCAGCTACTGCGCGTCGGGCTGGCGCGCGACTGAGCGGGGCGGGTACCGGTTGGTCGTGCACATTTCAGGAGCTGGGGGAATGGCCGGCGAGTTTTACGGCAGGGGAGAGGGGAGCGCCTGGCGCTTTGTCGAGACGAGCAAAGCGCTACAGGGTAGCCGGCGCGAGGCTATTTCTTGCTGATGGTGATCTGCTTGCTGGCGCCGTAGACCTGGCCACTGACACCCTTTTCAATCTGCTGGATTTCGCCACCGGCTTTCAGGAAGGCCGCGATCTGCGCATCGATCGAGGCGCTGGTTTCAACGGCGGGGGCCGGCTTGGGTTTGCTCTGGGATGCTTTTACACGCATGGCAGCCATTAACCTATTTAAAAATTAATTTGGCCGAGCATTGTACGTGAACGGCTTGACAATTGCTTGATAAATAATGTCGGCGGGAAGTTATTGCGCCCTGTGCTTCGAGCGCGCACCACGCCGATTTTAATTTTTGTTTTCTATAAGGTGTTGTTTTATCGGAGGTTCGCCGGCGTATCGGGTTGGAGGCGGCGCCACGTTGCGAAGCTCGCTTGCCATTGGTCGGATCGTACGTTCGCGCAGCCGGGAGCACCCCGCCGAGGCGTGGTTGCCAGCAAAGGCGGCCACAACTCGGGTAGAATGCGCGCCTGGCAACGAGGGTAGGGCACCATGGCGGTTATCGGACGCATGAATTGTTTGCAGGTCGTCAAGCACACCGACTTCGGTCTGTATCTGGATGGCGGCGCGGACGGCGAAATATTGTTGCCCAAGCGTTATATCCCCAAGGATACGCCGAGCGAAGTGGAAGACTGGCTGAATGTATTTATCTATTTGGACAGCGACGACAAATTAATTGCCACCACGGAAAAACCGAAAGTTCAGGTCGGTGAATTCGCCAGCCTGAAGGTGGTGGATATCAACCGGGTCGGTTTGTTTCTCAATTGGGGCTTGCCGAAAGACCTGCTGTTGCCCCATTCGGAAGAAAAGCGCCCGCTGCAGGTCGGCGATTACTGCGTCGTGCATGTCTTTCTCGACAAGCGCAGCAAACGCATCACCGCCACCGCGCGCCTGGATCGTTACCTCGACAGGCTGCCGGCCACCTACCAGGCTGGCCAGGAAGTCGACTTGCTGGTGGTCGAGTCCACCGACATGGGCTTCAAGGCCATCATCAACGGCCAGCACTGGGGCCTGATTCACAAGAACGAGCTGTTCAAGTTCCTGCGCAGCGGCATGCGCGAGAAGGGCTTCATCAAGGAAGTGCGCGACGACGGCAAGATCAGCCTGAGCCTGCAGCCGGTGGGCCAGGACGTGGTGGGTAGCCTGGGCGAACAGATCCTGGCCAAGCTGCGCGAGCAGGGCGGGATGCTCGAACTGAGCGACAAGAGCTCGCCGGAGGCCATCAGCGCGCTGTTTCGGGTCAGCAAGGGCAACTTCAAGAAGGCCATCGGCGGGCTGTACAAGCAGGG
The genomic region above belongs to Pseudomonas benzenivorans and contains:
- a CDS encoding alpha/beta fold hydrolase, with protein sequence MAYFDSDGCQLHYEEYGHGAPLLLVHGLGSSTRDWEYQIGDLAAHYRVIALDLRGHGRSDKPRERYSIAGFAEDVAALIEHLRLEAVHLVGISMGGMIGFQLGVDRPELLKSLCIVNSTPEVKPRNLRERLEVAKRWSLSRLLGLKTIAKGLGRLLFPHPHQEELRRKIEERWPQNDKRAYLASLDAIIGWGVRERLARITCPTLVISADRDYTPVAQKAAYVKELPDARLLVIENSRHATPLDQPQRFNSSLLAFLAEVERAALNHHKDP
- a CDS encoding 3-phosphoglycerate kinase, yielding MRNLCCALIALLPLSALAYPIELEKQLNGAEVSATTQEIDHNMGAVRLYNYGQTDARCSGVFRNGPERPRTRKVLLAAGESDNMTVKFARSIIRLRVKLTCTLD
- a CDS encoding FMN-dependent NADH-azoreductase, with translation MSNVLVIESSARQQGSVSRQLTEQFIARWRAAHPADSIEIRDLAVEQVPHLDANLLGGWMTPAEQQSEAERAALALSNQLSDELLAADVLVLAAPMYNFAIPSTLKAWLDHVLRAGVTFHYTENGPEGLLKGKRAFVLTARGGIYAGGSLDQQEPYLRQALGFIGINDVSFIHAEGLNMGGDVSEKGLAEAQEKLAQVA
- a CDS encoding peptidylprolyl isomerase is translated as MLKQLALAACSLLLSTSLLAAENPKVLLTTSAGDIEIELEAEKAPVSVQNFLAYVDSGHYAGTQFHRVIPGFMIQGGGFDADLEQKETRAPIKNEADNGLHNVRGTLAMARTQVRDSATSQFFINHKDNAFLDHGTRDFGYAVFGKVVRGMEVVDKIAQVPTGNRGGHQNVPREPVLILEAKRL
- a CDS encoding carboxylate/amino acid/amine transporter gives rise to the protein MRYLLFVTLLWAFSFSLIGEYLAGQVDSYFAVLTRIVIAGLVFLPLTRWRGVAPGFIRGMLLIGALQFGVTYVCLYLSFSMLSVPEVLLFTVLTPLYVTLIEDALRRRFNPMALLAALVAVAGAALIRYDQVDAGYYTGFALLQVANATFAAGQVLYKHLLARHPSDIPQYRRFGYFYLGALAVALPAFLAFGNAAGLPSSALQWSVLAWLGMVASGLGLYWWNKGASLVDGGTLAVMNNALVPAGLLVNLLLWNRDADLLRLSLGAAVIAASLLLTRVGTLQGAKATQ
- a CDS encoding ABC transporter ATP-binding protein is translated as MLFRRFEALLDVFRPSPDVVPPKGILAFYAHYLIQAWPLLLAVLVVGFFAALIEVALFNFLGQLIDMAQATPSSDFFSRYQGELLWMLAVVLLIRPLVFGLHDLLANQAITPSLTNLVRWQNHRYVLGQSLNFFQNDFAGRIAQRIMQTGPALRDSAMQVVDALWHVLVYAGSALYLFAEADLRLVLPLGLWILGYCLLLGYYVPRIKSRSATASAARSQLMGRVVDGYSNVTTLKLFAHSREEEGYAREAMQGLLDRVRRQTRTVTALEFSVTCLNGLLIAGTGALALWLWGQAQISTGAIALALGLVIRINNMSEWIMWVVNGIFENVGTVQDGMRTIVQPRQVLDRPDAQPLRVSRGAVRFEHIDFHYGKAGGVIGGLDLEVRAGEKIGLVGPSGAGKSTLVSLLLRLYDLQDGRILIDGQDIAAVTQESLRAQIGVVTQDTSLLHRSIRDNLRYGRPGASDAELLEAVRKARAARFIRDLDDGQGGRGLDAQVGERGVKLSGGQRQRIAIARVLLKDAPILVLDEATSALDSEIEAAIQESLDTLMQGKTVIAIAHRLSTIARMDRLVVIDQGQIVESGSHRQLLERGGLYARLWQHQTGGFVGVE
- a CDS encoding LysR family transcriptional regulator; this encodes MKAPRVTLDQWRTLQAVVDQGGFAQAAEVLHRSQSSVSYTVARMQEQLGVPLLRIDGRKAVLTEAGEVLLRRSRQLVKQASQLEDLAHNMEQGWEAEVRLVVDAAYPNARLVQALTAFMPQSRGCRVRLREEVLSGVEDVLKEGTADLAISGLNIPGYLCTEMSTVEFVAVAHPDHPLHRLQRELSFQDLEGQMQVVIRDSGRQQPRDVGWLGAEQRWTVGSLATAARFVSNGLGFAWLPRHLIERELKDGLLSPLPLEHGGSRNTRYLLYSNKDRALGPATQILAELIRRFDAAPLDAAPTAQLPPNEET